A genomic window from Rattus norvegicus strain BN/NHsdMcwi chromosome 9, GRCr8, whole genome shotgun sequence includes:
- the LOC134480488 gene encoding uncharacterized protein LOC134480488 — MFRQPLRLFQKESVDQGETTPRLKEDDLLSSSLEGRKSFWGRLGFGRKASSQNVISKQEECLKELEELKFEIQKCQFERDEFYQILDLYIYDNWDHRLDVELPILQSEHEMRMMAMQMMTSSISEAMERYKELIQVNSSYRIRHSQLLREQTQLKNNIQILLNEKRELLVEQTERPASCVEAKRLCEEAGMNICVPSAKEQQV; from the exons atgtttcgccagccgCTCAGGCTATTtcagaaggaaagtgttgatcaaggagagaccacaccaagGCTGAAGGAAGATGACCTCCTCTCATCTtccttggaaggaaggaaatcattctggggaaggcttg gttttggtaggaaggcatcatcccaaaatgtcatcagtaagcaagaggagtgtttaaaggaactggaggaacttaaatttgaaatccagaagtgtcaattcgagagggatgaattttatcaaatcctggacctttatatctatgataattgggaccacag gctggatgtcgaattgccaatacttcaatccgaacatgagatgagaatgatggctatgcaaatgatgaccagtTCAATAagtgaggccatggagaggtacaaggagctcatacaagtgaacagttcctaccg catcaggcactcccagcttctgcgtgaacaaactcaattgaagaacaatatacagattttgctgaatgagaagagagaactgctggtggagcagactgaacggCCAGCATCCtgtgtggaggcaaagaggctctgtgaagaggccggaatgaacatctgtgtccccagtgcAAAGGAACAGCAG gtctga